TATTTAATACAGAAAGAGTTTCTTCAAATACGAAGAAACAAAGCAATATTACCGATCATCTTTGCAATGCCTATTGTTCAGATGTTGGTATTGGTGTGGGCAACAACCATGGAGCTAAAAGAGGTAAATGTCGGAGTTATAGACCAGGATCATTCTGCTTTATCTCGTAAATTATATACAAAACTTGAAGGGCTCGATTGTTTCTGCCTTCAGCCCTTAAATGCTAATGGGTCTGCTTTAGATCAGCTTCATCGTGAACATCTTGATGCAGTAGTGGAGATTCCTGAACATTTTGGTCGCGACTTTGAAAGCAATATCAACGTAAAGCCACAGGTAGCCATTAATGCGGTGAATAGTAGTAATGCTGAGATGATTAAAGGATATTTTGAAAGTCAATGGCATAGTTTTGAGAGTCATCAAAGAGATGTGGGGTATTCAGTCACTCCTGCTGATATTCATTTTCGCTATTGGTATAATCCCGAGATGGACTTTAAATACTATATGGCACCGGGGATCTTGGCTATATTGATCTCTTTGGTTGGAATGATGCTTTCGGGGATGAATTTTGTTCGAGAGAAGGAGATGGGAACCATTGAACAAATCAATGTGACTCCAATAAAGAAATATCAATTTATTTTGGGAAAGCTCATTCCATTTATGATTATCGGAATTGTAGATCTTTTACTGGGTATTGGTATTGCTAGATTGGCTTTTGGACAACCTATCGCAGGAAATCTGTTTACTTTGATGTTTAGTACCGCAGTCTATCTCGTTCCTCTATTGGGGATTAGTTTGTGGGTTTCTGCTGTGAGTGACAAGCAACAACAGGTGATGTTTATCTGTTTTTTTTTCCTATTGGTATTCATCTTAATGAGTGGAATGTTTACTCCTGTAGAGAGTATGCCTCAATGGGCACAAATATTAAACTATCTTAATCCTCTATTCTATTACATACGAATAATTCGAGGAGTGTTGTTAAAGGGTGCTTCGATAATAGATATTCAGTTCGAAATTATTTCACTTTTTGTATATGGTATCCTTATCTTCTTGATTGCTACATTCAAGTATAAAAAAGTTTCATAAAAAAGATTCGTTTCTTTTTGTTTTTAAATGAAGGGTAATAATTTAGCTGTTGTTCTTAATTATAAACCATTGGTTTAAAGTATTATAAAAGTGTTGGAGGTTCTTGGTTTATAGGAATTGACTATATGCAGAATGTTTGTACTGAAAACAAAGTATACCCATGCTATGTTTTTGGTGGTAAGAGTAGCACATTCTCATAGAAGAGAGGTGTTGCTCTTTTTTGTTTCACAACCTTTGGTTTTATTGGAGTGTGGAGTGTGGATCTTTTAATAACATGCCCTGTTATTGCATATTCTTATCCATTAAGGACTATTTACTTGTGTGTAATGTGTTTATGTGTAAATAATAGAATTAGAGTTTTGTGTTATCATAACAATATTTGTCTTTTATTATATTGTGTGTTTTTAGAATCTTTGGTATTTTTGGGCTATAAATGATAGACCATTTAGTTTAGAGAAAAACCTATCTCGATTGATTGTACAGATGCTTTTATAATCTATTGCTACATACCGTCAGATCACTTTGTGATTCTTAGATTGTCCTTCTTCTAAATTCTAGTCGAAAAGATTATCTATCCTCACCCCCTGTTTCATATAATGATATAAAAACTAAATGTCTGTCTCGCGGGATGGTTGACTTTAATTTAATTATTGGCGCCATCCCTTTTTTATTGAGAGAGTATAGAGAGGTTGTGTCGTTGAACCATTCAATTGATGACAAAAAAGCCCACCTCTAAATGATAAAGAAGTGGGCCTAATCTTATATATAGAAAAATTAGATACTATCTAGATTAAAGTAATACCATTAGCTGTACACTCTTCAATCATCTTATCTGGCCAAATAGAAGCTTGGACTTCTCCGATATGCGCTTTTTGAAGGAAGAACATACACATACGTGATTGTCCAATACCTCCACCAATAGAAAGAGGCATCTCATCATTTAAAAGCATTTGGTGCCACATTAACTTTTCACGATCCTCTTGCTTTGCTTCAACCAATTGACGTTTAAGAGCATCTTTATCTACACGAATACCCATTGACGAAACTTCAAAAGCACGTTTAAGTGTAGGGTTCCAAAGAATAATGTCTCCATTAAGTCCTTTTTTACCTTCTAATGTTTCAGTACTCCAATCATCATAATCAGGAGCTCTTCCATCATGTCTCTGATCTGAAAATGGTAGTTTGCCACCGATTCCAATAATAAATACCGCTCCAAATTTCTTTGCAACTTCAGTCTCTCTCTCAAAAGGAGTAAGCTCAGGATACATCTTTTCTAGATCCTCCGTATGGATGAAAGTAATCTCTTCTGGTAGAACAGGTTTGATTGCAGGATAGTATTCATATACCATAAACTCAGTACGAAGGAGTACTCCGTATATCTTTTGTACCATTTTCTTTAAGAAGTCTAGGTTACGATCTTCTTTACGAATAGATGCTTCCCAATCCCACTGGTCGACATACATCGAATGAAGATTTGTTAGTTCTTCATCTGCTCTAATCGCATTCATATCGGTATAAAGACCATATCCTGCTGGGATATCGTATTTTCCCAACATCATTCTCTTCCATTTAGCCAAAGAGTGAACTACCTCTGCTTTTGCATCTCCTAACTCTTTTACTGGAAATGATACAGCACGCTCTATTCCATTTAAATCATCATTGATTCCAGTTCCTTGCATCACAAAGAGTGGTGCAGTCACTCTGCGTAATCTTAGTTCTGAAGATAAGTTTTGTTGAAAGAAATCTTTTACGAATTTAATTGCTTTCTCTGTCTCTTTTAGTGTTAGAGCGGATTGGTATCCCTCTGGAATTGTTAGAATCATAATAACTTAATGTTTAGAATAAGGTTTATATTTTGATCTTTTGTTAATAAAAAGAATGTTTTTCTATCATTATGGTATCACAAACATACCCTGCTTATGACATATATCCAAATATTTTTGAATAAAAACATCATTTTGATACAAAAAAAACACTAACGATAGCAAAATGATTGAAAGTCTGTTTTATTGTAAAGTGATGTAACCTATGTAAAATGAGATGTTTAACTTGTAAGATAGGTTGTATATGGTAAAAGAGTAAAACTTGTGATAGGATATAACTTCTGTATATTATTTACAAAATGTCAATATAAATTTGAAAAATATGACTTTTTGTTATTTCCAATTGAGAGATTTTATATAAAGAGGGTTGGTTTAATGATGGATATTCTCAACGTATATTATCTTTGTCGGAGAGTACAAAACAAGAAAGCAATCATGATATATATATTTTCTGCGACCAATGAACTAGAGATCGCTAATGGACTTCATAGTTATACACCCGCGAAACATTTAAGAGACTTTGCAGAAGATCTCGCTTTTTTACCCTACTATTTTTGTGTGGATGGTGATACGCTATTGATAGAAAATCATGCGACTGAGGATTTTATAGATCGTATCTCTGCTATACATCGTTGTAATATCACTCAGACAGCTTTAAGCAGAGCAATACTTTCACTAAAGAATAAAACTCCAGAACCATTAGAGGCATGGGGATGGAGCCCAAAAATGCATCATCAATTGGCTTCGGTTAAACCTCTATGTCAATTACCAAAGCGTTTTCAAAAATGGCAATCCATAGATAAAGAGGTTTATTCTCGTGCTTTTGCATTAAAGATACTACAAGATATTCTGGTTCATCATTCTGATAGACGATGTTATTTGCCTGAAACAGAGCTTCCTAAAAAGGCATTCTCTAAAGAAGAGGTACACGCCTTTTTTGAGGAACACGGAGACATTGTGGTCAAAACACCTTATAGTTCTTCAGGAAGAGGGATGATCTTTCTTCATACGGATAAAATACATGATACGTACAACCATTGGATTGAGGGGGCATTGAAACAACAGGAGTTTCTTATGGTTGAGAAGAAAATGGAAAAGTTATATGATCTTTCTCTTCATTTTAGAGTAGATGCTAAGGAGATATCTTACTTAGGGGCAGCCTCTTTTTTTACAATGGAGAATGGGCAATATGAAGGCAACTATCTAGAGGCTATTCCTGAGGATATGGATCATGACCTGAAAGAATTTGTTTCAACTCATACACCTTTAATTGTATCTGATCTAAAAGAAGCATTTGAACGTAACCTATTAAGAGATCGTTATCATGGAATAATAGGTGTGGATGTATTACTTTATAGAGCACCGAATGGAGAGCTTCGATTTCAGCCCTGTTTAGAGATGAATATGCGATATAATATGGGGACCGTTACACTCGCTTTAAGAAGTTGTTTGGGAGAAGGAGTAAAGGGTTTTTGGAAAGTAGCTCGTTTGGGAAAAGGTGACCCAATAGCTTTTGATCAAAAGATGCAAGCACTTTATCCCGTAGAGTTAGATGATTCTGGCAAACTAAAAAAGGGGTATGTTCCTTTGATAGAACCTTCCCCTTGTCGAAAATTTGCATGCTATTTGCAGATGCAATAAAAAAAAAGAAAAAAAACTCCTTACTTATCTATCCCAAATGATAGGTAAGGAGTGGTGGCACTATCTTTGCCATTTAATACAGAAATTGAGATACTTCTTCTTTAGTTGGTTAAAAAGACAATAGAACTGCTCCATCTGTTCGTTGAGTCTGAGATGGGCATTAAAGAACATGATTTTGTCTTCCATATCTGAGTCAGCAGTAATTGTAGATAATTTCTTTTCGTCTCCATCAATGATATGATGTAATTTCCGAATTTCGCCTTCTTCAATTAACAATTCATTTTGTATCACCTCGAGCTTCTTCATAAATTCTTTCTCTTCTATCTTGTCTGTGGCCAATTCAGCAAGATGTTTACGATAGAACTTAATTAATCGGTGATAGAAGCGCATGTCTTCACGCCATTTGTTGTGCTCGAGGTGTAACGCCGCGATATTTGATAATATATCCATAACCTTAAAGCTTTGGTTTATTTTAATACGTTCTTTAAAAGGTAACATTCACATAACTTACAATGTTCATCGCAAATACAATTTTTCCAATCAATATTGCTGTGTAACATAAGCTTTTAATCACTCTTTTACAGTAATACAAAATATGGGCTTTGTTTCGTGTGGTAAATATTCAAAAGAACAGAGCTTTCCTCTTGCTAACCAATCTCAAAGGGTGTAGGGCAAGATGTGAACAAGAGGAAAATCTCTATTATCATTTTTGTAACTGTTACCAAAGATAAAGTAGGAAGGAGAAAATAAAGAAAATGCGCAAGTGATTAACCTTACCTTAAATAGACGTTGATTTTTTTTTAACAAATGGTTTAAGGGTAAAATTATTGGTCTTAAGCCTATTAAGCGTTATTGATACAGTATGGTGATAGAATATTAAAATGAACTTCTATATTGTCATATTAATATTTTATTAAGGCTTTATTCTAGGAATAAGATTAGGTACGACTCTTCTAAAATATATTAATGCAATGAGATCAACAAGAATCGCATCTATTAGCCCAATTATGGCAGATGACATAGATTTATAGACTAATCATGTTATATGAAAAAAAGTGGTTGTCGATCTAATACTGTAAATCATCAAAAAGAGTTTAATTAATCCATGAGAATGTCTGTGTGAAATTTAGATAGAGTAGTCTTCTCATTGATTGTTCATTTTTGTAATTAGTGGTAGTATAGTGGTATATGTGGTGTTGTGCATGTTTTTATACCCTTTAGTATGGTTTTCGCTACTTTTTTATCACAAAGAAGAGACAACAAAGCATTTTGATGAGAATTATTTTTTATGATTTCATTCGAAAATAGCAGCAATATGAAACATAATGTGGTACATATTGGACATTTTGAAGTTGTATTTGCTTATAAAGTAATTACATAGATGATATAAAGTTGTATTAATTCTATTTACATCATGTTATATAAAGTAATACTTCTAATAGGATCTTAACTATCATCTTTTACCTCAGCATAGAATAATAGTGCTCTATTGCCATGTACTTTATCTAAATAAGCGTCTTATTTATGTTCTTTTATGTTATGAAGTATCATTGGATAAATCTTACTTTTCTTTGAACTGAAAAATTGTATTATGAGGCAATTATCTTGAGTTTTTTTTCACCAATCTAGGCGATAGAATCTCAAAAATCTCTATGATTCGATTCTAGGAGCAGTATGAGTCTTCTTTATTAAATGTTGAATCAACAGAACGAATTTACTGGTGATTACAACATAAATCAAGTTTGAAATCCATTTGATAATAATAGAATGGATTTTTTAAACAGCTAAGATTTCAATTGAAAATATATATGAACAAAGATATTGAATGTGAAAATTATATTAAATATGTGTCATGAACATAAAATAAGTTAATAAGAATACTATATTTAAGCTGTTAAATATTAATACATGTAAAAATATGCTATCTAGGATTAAATCAACCATCTCATTTACCCTGTTTTTTCTTCTTTTAGTCACGACCAATGCACTAGGGCAGAATCTTCTTGGTGCGGACCAGAAAATATGGGAAGTAAATAAAGTAACGATTGATGGGGTTGAGGGAATCAACCTCATTAAATACATTGGACCAGAGATTGAAGAGATATCTACCCCCTCCTTTATTGGAGGAGAAAAGGTTATCTCTATCTGTTATAAAAACAAAAGCTTAAAAGGTCTTTTTGGACAGTCCACTTTTGATCGCAATACCAAAATTAAAAAGATTTCTGTTTATGGCCTACATATGAAAGTGATCGGTCCTTATAGTTTTGCGTATCTCGAAAATTCGACAATACGAATCCAAGTGATTAGTACTGTCGAGGAGATTGGGAAATATGCTTTCTCTGAATCCAATCTCTTTAAATTTAATTTTCCTACTAGTTTAAAAGTATTAGGGAGTGCGGTATTTAATCAATGTTCCAAATTAGCTTATATTAGTCCGCTTCCAATTGGAGTAACTCATATCCCTCCATTTGCATTTGATGAATGTAAACAATTAAGTGTTCAAATAAATTCATTTTTACATGATGAATTGGTCGAAATTGGAGAGTATGCTTTTTATAATTGTACTTCTTTAGAAGGAAATGTAGTTTTTGGTCCGAAAATTCAATCGATTAAAAACGCAGCTTTTGGTGGATGTAGCCTATTAAAAGGAGATCTTATATTACCGAATAGTTTAACTGAATTAGGAGATTATGCTTTTTGGAATTGTAAAGGTTTAGATGGGAAGTTAGTGTTATCTGATAACATAAAGTCTATAGGGACTGATGCTTTTTGTAGATGTAATTTTAATGGAGATCTTGTTATTCCTGCTGCTGTTACGAAAATCGGAAATGAAGCTTTTTATGAATGTTCTAATCTTAAAGGTACGCTTACTTTCAAAGGAGATGTGGTTGCAATTGGAGATAGAGCTTTTGAAGGTAGTAGTTTTACCGGAACACTTGATTTGCCTCCAACTTTAACTAGCTTAGGTCGTTATGCCTTTTATGCGTGTGATGGTTTTACTGGAGATTTAAAGATTCCTGATGGAATTACTACAATTAAACAAGGATGTTTTAGTGGATGTTCTGGTTTAAATGGTTCGCTTTATTTGTCTGCCAATTTAGAGTATATTGAATCGAATGCTTTCTATTCTTGTGAAGGGTTTAGGAATAAATTACTTTATCCAGAATCACTTCGTTTTATAGGTAAACATGCATTTTATGGTTGTAAAGGGTTCAATCCAGGGAGTCAGTTGCCTGTAAGAATCACAAGTATTGAGTCTAATTGTTTTCAAGGGTCTTTCCTTTACCGCAAAAAGTTAGTTATTCCCGAAGGAGTTAGAATGATTGCAGTATCAGCATTCGAATATGATATTTGGGGAATTGGTAGAGATATTACTGAGCTTACATTACCTTCTACTTTAAGAGAAATTGGACAGAAAGCGTTTTGGGGAACTTCCGGTATTTTAAAAAGTATCACTTTAAATAGTGAAAACCCTCCCATATTTAGTGATATTGTTGGTAACTACTATTCTAAAGAAGACTTGAAAACTATCAAGGTATTCTCTGGAGGTGCTTATAAAAAAGCAATAGTGATGGTTCCATCGACTGCTTTAGATGTTTACAAAGCGGATCCTTTTTGGGGCAGATTTAAGAATATTCAGGCCTTGGTTGCCACATCTAATACTTCTAATAAAGTGGACAAAAGTTGTCAAATTATTTGGAATGCCCCTTTTTATAAAATCCACTCGAAGAAAGCCATTGAGTATATTGACTACTATAATGTAATGGGACAGAAGATGCAACGTATCTATCCTTCGGATAATTTGATATTATTAAAAAAACAACACCAATCGATGGGACTGATTAGAGTAACTTATAAAGATGGAACACAGAATGTACAAAAGATAATGTAATAGCCCATTCATAAGATACATAATTACTCGAAGACTTTTTTCATCATCTTATATCGATTTAGATTGGTGGTTAAAAAAGGAATACTCGCACTTTTGCGATAGATAACGAGATGCCTTTTGTGGTATCTCGTTTCTTGTATACACAGGTTGTATCTCTTTGATTTACAGACTGAATTATCTATATTGATACGTTATGAAAAAAAATCAAATATTAAAATAGTAAAAAATAGACTACTAGTGTAATTCTATGTTAATTTAATGGCACTGTTTTTGCTTTTTTTTATCTAACAAATACAATATAAAACAGTGTATATGAATAAAACAGCAATACTATATTTAATAGTCATAGCCTTCGGAATGGTTGGATGTAATACAATGGTAGAATATGGCGATGTAAGAGTAGATGGACGTTTAGAGTATGATACGTACTTAGGGTATGGGAATGTTTATCACTATACAGAGCCTGCGGATATCGATGGATACACACAACTATGTCTAATGAAGTCTAACGAAACATTAGAAGACAATTTTTTTGCCACATGGTCCTATCTTGGTAAGAATCGGTATAAAGTGATCTTCACCAAGGGGTTCTCAATGAACCAGTGGAGTGAATCGCAGAACTTAGGCAATGGCTTTAGTATTGGTGTCAATCAGAAGCTAAAGATCTCTCCAGACTGTGTTACTATAATCAAAGACAACGCAGTTATCTTTCGGGCACCTATTTTTGATAATACCAATATCTACAATGGAGTGATAGCCAAAGATATTTGTCGTCGAATAGAAGTGGACTACACCCTTGAAGCAGGTTCCTACAGCCTACAAGAGTCTATGCGAGGCATGATAGGGGATGATAGTTTCTTTTGGAGCTATTAACTAGAAAGGTACAAACTATTCTAACTCCTTTAAGATAGTGGGCGCTTATCCTTATTGGTTTATGTAGCATAAACTTTCTGCATGCAATGATGTATTGAAAGAGGTATATGAATCTTCTGCTACGGATAAAAGATATTAATTTAGAACTAAACACTTAGTTGATTGTTTGCTATCTACAGGATGGCAAATTCCCATTTTTAAAATCTATAGAACGATTCATAAACATAATCAAACGTCAATACAATGAAATATAAAATTATAGGGCAGCCATGATGGTTGCCCTTTTTTACGACATATCTTAGATCATAGTAAAAGAGGAGGGGATGATGTTGAGGTCGATATTTTGAAGAAATTTTTACCAAATACTATCTCCAACCAGGGGAATGTAATGAATGAAATGAAGAGCAGAAGAGCATATTTATTGATTCTAGCAAAGAAATGAAGGATATCATATTATTTCTTGTATTTATGGAGAAAAGGGATCAGACATTATTTTACGAGAATCAGTAAAATGGACCAGAACTAAGCGTTTGTGCATTGATTCATATTATATGTGGGCTGATTCGAATATAAGTTGCTAAACCCTTCGAGAGAAAGGTTGCTGAGCTTGTCGAAGCAAATGAACCATCTATTAAATTTAACATCAAGCACGATATTCAAGAACCACAATAGTAGGGGTATCCTTTGTGGATACCCTAGAATCGTATATAAATGTAGGATAAGACACGATCTATACACACTATGATCAAATATTAAATTTCTTTGATAAAAGCAGCACTAATACTTCTTCGGAATCATTTAATACCAAAATAGAAGCTTTTAGGGCTACACAAAGAGGAATAACAGATATCCCTTTTTTCCTATATCGTTTGACTAAGATATATGCTTAGTCCACCTAATATCTGGACTGATTCGAGAGAAGTGGATA
The Prolixibacteraceae bacterium DNA segment above includes these coding regions:
- the asnA gene encoding aspartate--ammonia ligase; protein product: MILTIPEGYQSALTLKETEKAIKFVKDFFQQNLSSELRLRRVTAPLFVMQGTGINDDLNGIERAVSFPVKELGDAKAEVVHSLAKWKRMMLGKYDIPAGYGLYTDMNAIRADEELTNLHSMYVDQWDWEASIRKEDRNLDFLKKMVQKIYGVLLRTEFMVYEYYPAIKPVLPEEITFIHTEDLEKMYPELTPFERETEVAKKFGAVFIIGIGGKLPFSDQRHDGRAPDYDDWSTETLEGKKGLNGDIILWNPTLKRAFEVSSMGIRVDKDALKRQLVEAKQEDREKLMWHQMLLNDEMPLSIGGGIGQSRMCMFFLQKAHIGEVQASIWPDKMIEECTANGITLI
- a CDS encoding ABC transporter permease; the protein is MKVILYLIQKEFLQIRRNKAILPIIFAMPIVQMLVLVWATTMELKEVNVGVIDQDHSALSRKLYTKLEGLDCFCLQPLNANGSALDQLHREHLDAVVEIPEHFGRDFESNINVKPQVAINAVNSSNAEMIKGYFESQWHSFESHQRDVGYSVTPADIHFRYWYNPEMDFKYYMAPGILAILISLVGMMLSGMNFVREKEMGTIEQINVTPIKKYQFILGKLIPFMIIGIVDLLLGIGIARLAFGQPIAGNLFTLMFSTAVYLVPLLGISLWVSAVSDKQQQVMFICFFFLLVFILMSGMFTPVESMPQWAQILNYLNPLFYYIRIIRGVLLKGASIIDIQFEIISLFVYGILIFLIATFKYKKVS
- a CDS encoding transposase; this translates as MYTHYDQILNFFDKSSTNTSSESFNTKIEAFRATQRGITDIPFFLYRLTKIYA
- a CDS encoding leucine-rich repeat domain-containing protein is translated as MLSRIKSTISFTLFFLLLVTTNALGQNLLGADQKIWEVNKVTIDGVEGINLIKYIGPEIEEISTPSFIGGEKVISICYKNKSLKGLFGQSTFDRNTKIKKISVYGLHMKVIGPYSFAYLENSTIRIQVISTVEEIGKYAFSESNLFKFNFPTSLKVLGSAVFNQCSKLAYISPLPIGVTHIPPFAFDECKQLSVQINSFLHDELVEIGEYAFYNCTSLEGNVVFGPKIQSIKNAAFGGCSLLKGDLILPNSLTELGDYAFWNCKGLDGKLVLSDNIKSIGTDAFCRCNFNGDLVIPAAVTKIGNEAFYECSNLKGTLTFKGDVVAIGDRAFEGSSFTGTLDLPPTLTSLGRYAFYACDGFTGDLKIPDGITTIKQGCFSGCSGLNGSLYLSANLEYIESNAFYSCEGFRNKLLYPESLRFIGKHAFYGCKGFNPGSQLPVRITSIESNCFQGSFLYRKKLVIPEGVRMIAVSAFEYDIWGIGRDITELTLPSTLREIGQKAFWGTSGILKSITLNSENPPIFSDIVGNYYSKEDLKTIKVFSGGAYKKAIVMVPSTALDVYKADPFWGRFKNIQALVATSNTSNKVDKSCQIIWNAPFYKIHSKKAIEYIDYYNVMGQKMQRIYPSDNLILLKKQHQSMGLIRVTYKDGTQNVQKIM